The Rhabdothermincola sediminis genome contains the following window.
CTCGCCTTCATCGCCCGGGAGCCGTTGTCGTGGGGGTTCACCGTCGGAACCGGAGCGATGGTGCTCACCATCCTCGTGCTCCCCACGGTGATCATCGCCTCCCGTGAGGCGATCCGCGCCGTCCCGCCGTCTTTGGTGGACGGGGCGTTGGCGCTCGGTGCCACTCGGTGGCAGGCCATCTGGCGTCAGGTGCTGCCCAGCGCTCTGCCGGGGATCGCGACCGGCAGCATCCTTTCCGTGTCGAGGGCGCTGGGGGAGTCGGCACCGCTGCTCCTGCTTGGCGCGCTCACGTTCGTGACCTTCAACCCGACGGGTCTCGACAGCGGCTACACCGTGCTGCCGCTGCTGATCTTCAAGTACGCGTCGGACGCGAAGGCGGAGTTGCACGTGGTGGCGGCCGCCGCCATCGTCGTGCTGCTCGCCATGCTCCTGCTGCTCAACTCGACAGCCATCGTGCTTCGGAACCACTTCGAGAAGCGTCGTTCCTAGTAAGGCCCCCGACTCCGAGGATCAGGCAATGCCCCAGAAGTCATCGCTCGTCCAGGTCTCGGCCCCCACCGCCGAGACCGCTACCACCGGAGTCGAGCCGTCCGACACCGAGGTCTTCGTCGTGAAGGACCTCTCCGTCTTCTACGGGGGCTTCCGGGCGGTCCGCGACGCGTCCATGACCATCTACCAGGGTGAGATCACGGCGCTCATCGGCCCGTCCGGCTGCGGAAAGTCGACGCTGCTGCGCTGCTTCAACCGCATGAACGACCTGATCGAGGGCGCTCGGGTCGAGGGGCAGATCCTCTACCACGGCATCGACCTCTACGGGAAGGACGCCCATCCCGGCGAGGTCCGCCGTCGGATCGGGATGGTGTTCCAGAAGCCGAACCCGTTCCCGAAGAGCATCTACGACAACGTTGCCTTCGGACCCCGGGTCAACAACCGGATCCGCAAGACCGACCTCGACGACCTGGTCGAGCAGAGCCTGCGTCGAGCGGCGTTGTGGGACGAGGTGAAGGACCGCCTGAAGACCTCCGCCCTCGGCCTGTCCGGTGGGCAACAGCAGCGCCTCTGCATCGCCCGTGCGATCGCCGTGGACCCGGACGTGCTGCTGATGGACGAGCCCTGTTCGGCGCTCGACCCGATCGCCACGAGTCGGATCGAGGATCTCATGCACGAGATCAAAGCCGACTACACGATCGTGATCGTCACCCACAACATGCAGCAGGCCGCCCGGGTGAGTGACCGCACAGCGTTCTTCACCACGGAGGTGTCCGAGACCAGCGACCGGCGCACCGGGGTCCTCGTGGAGTACGACCGGACCGAGGTCATCTTCTCCAACCCCGCCGACGAGCGCACCGAGCTCTACGTCACCGGGCGTTTCGGCTGAGCTCGGTCCGCTCGGTCCCCGGCTGCGGCCACAGCCGCTCCCGCAGCCCCGAGGCGCGCCGGATCGGCCGGGCGACGGCGGACCGCACCGCGGCCTCGGTACCGACCACGGTGACTCGCTCGCGTGCCCGGGTCACGGCGGTGCAGAGCAGTTCCCGGGAGAGGATCGGTGAGCCGGCCGAGGTGAGGGAGACGACGGGGGTCTGCCGCGAGTTCGGTTGGCGGTGGTTGTGTGTGATCATGCTGCGTTGGCGTCCTGGTCGGGGTCGAAGGTGAGGTTGTACTCGACCGGGGTGAGGCTGCCCAGGGCGCGTTGGCGGCGGCAGTGGTTGTAGGTGTGTTCGATCCAGTGGACGACCTCGTTGTGGAGCTCGTCGCGAGTGTCCCACTGCTTGCGGTTGAGGACGTTGTTCTGCAGCAGCGAGAAGAACGACTCCATGGCCGCGTTGTCGCTCGCCGAGGCGACTCGGCCCATCGAGCCTTTGAGCGCGGCGGCTTTGAGGCCGGCCCGGAACAACCTCGAGCGGAACTGGCTGGCCTGATCCGGGTGGACGATGACCACACCGGCGGGCGATAGTGGCCGTGGCGCGGCGGCCAGCTTCGCGGTCATGTGGGGCCCGAGTGCGTAGCCCACGATCCGGTTCGAGAACACGTCCTTGATGACGCAGGCGTAGAGCTTGCCCTCGCCGGTGGGGTGCTCGGTGATGTCGGTGAGCCAGATGGCATCGGGCCGCGGCGCGGTGAGGTTCCGTCGGACCAGATCGTCGTGCACGGCGGGCTCCGACTGCTTCCCGGTGCCTTTTGCGGCCCTTGCGGACCGTCGTGGAGAACACCCTGTTTTACGAGCACAACCACCACACGCGGCGCTCACTGACGGTGTGGTCCCTTCGCCGGCAAGGTCACCGACCAGCGGGTGCATCATCTTGGGATGGCGTCCTTCGCGAAGTGCGCCGTCGCTCGCCGCAGGATCTCCACCTCTTGCTCCAGGCGGCGCTTGTCCCGACGCAACCGGACGATCTCGGTCTGCTCCGCGGAGGTCAACCCGTCCAGGACGCCGTCGTCGATCTCGGCCGGGCGCTTCCAGAGGCGCACCGACTCGAACGAGATACCGAAATCCGCAGCCACCTCGGCGAGCGTCATGTCACCCCGGCGCGCCACCCGGGCCACATCAGCCTTGAACTCGGGGGGGGGGGGGTACTTCTTGGGCATGGCATCCATCCGCTCCGGTGGGGGAACCCCACACATAACCCACACATAAGATGTCAACCAGACCCGCGGCAGACCCGCGTGCTGGGGCACGCCTTTGACAGGCCGGTTGGGCGGGTTGGGTGGATCAGGGTAGGTCAGTCGATGCTGACGCCGAGCTGCTCCGCGGCGTAGCGCTTGAGGCGCTTGTAGTCCACCTTGCCGTTGGGGGCTCGGCCGACGGTGTCGATGGCCACGACCCGCTTCGGGGCCTTGAAGGAGGCCAGGTGCTGCTTCACCCACCCGATCAGCTCCTCCTGGTCGAGGCTGGCACCCTCCCGGAGCTGCACCACGGCGTTGACGGTCTCGCCGAACTTGTCGTCGGGCAGGCCGACGGCAACCGCGTCGAGCACGCTGGGATGGCGCTTGAGGATCTCCTCGACCTCCTCGGGGAAGACCTTCTCGCCGCCGGTGTTGATGCACACCGAGCCCCGGCCGAGGAGCGTCAAGGTGCCGTCCGCCTCGACCTGCGCGTAGTCGCCCGGCATCGAGTACGTCTCGCCGTCGATGGTCACGAAGGTGGCCGCGGACTTCTCCGGGTCCTTGTAGTACCCGATGGGGGTGTAGCCACGGACCGCCACCCGGCCGATCTCACCCGAGCCGGGCTCGACGTCGCGCCCGTCGTCGGTGATCACCCGGGCGTTCTCGCCCAGGACGAACTTCGCGGTCTTGGACTCGTTGCCGGCGGTGGAGACGGACTGCCCGAGACCGATGGCCTCGGAGGAGGAGAACGCGTCGATCAGCATCATCGTCGGGTTGTGCTTGAGGAGCCCCTGCTTGACGGGCTCGCTCCACATCACCCCCGACGAGGTGATGAGGAACAGGCTGGAGAGATCCCATCGACCCGGGTTGGCGTCGAGCTCGGCCAGGATGGGCTTGGCGAACGCGTCGCCCACGATCGTGAGACCCTGGATCTTCTTGGCCTGGATGGTGTCGAGGATCTCGACCACGTCGAGGTGTCGATTGGTCAGCGTCGTCACCGATCCGGCGTTCGACAGGGCGATGAAGGCCGTGAACTGGCCGGTCCCGTGCATGAGCGGGCACGCCGGGATCATCTGCAGGCCCGGTCCCTGGATCGATTCAGCCAGCTTTGCGTAGTCGGGCGTGGGCTCGGCGAACACCGCATTCGTGGTGGGGAGCACGGCGTGGATGAGGTCGTCCTGGCGCCACATCACCCCCTTCGGCATGCCGGTGGTGCCACCGGTGTACATCATGAGGATCTGGTGCCCGTCGCGACCCCAGGGGGCCACGACCCGCTCGCCGGTCCCTGCGCCAGCGGCATCCTCGTAGGGTGTCGCCCACTCGGGGCAGGCGCCGTCGCCGTCGTCGACCCACAGCCAGGTGCGCACCTTCGGCACCCGGTGGCGGATGGCCTCGATCCGCTCGGTGAAGGTGCCGTGGAAGACGACCGCCACCGCGTCGGCGTTGTCCCAGAGGTAGACGAGCTCCTCCTCGGCGTATCGGTAGTTGGTGTTGACCGGCACCAGTCCGGCCTTGAACACCCCGAACATCGACTCGAGGTACTCGGGACAGTTGTAGAGGTACTGGGCGACCTTGTCCTGCTCCCCGGCGCCCGCGTCGAGCAGGGTGCGGGCGATGCCGTCAGCTCGCCGATTGAACGCCGACCAGGTGATCTCCCGCTCGCCGTGCCGCAGCGCGACGGCGTCGGGCAGCTTGGTCGCGCAGACCTCCCAGATCTCGGCGAAGTTCCAGCCCGGCATCGGTTCCCCCCTGTGTCTCGGCGGCTGTCGACCGGGGGAGTGTAGGAGGGGCACTCCCGGAGGTCGGCATCGCTGACGGCCTGTCAGGGCGCTGGTCCACCGAATCGTGCCGGGAGCGGGGCCGTCGCTAACCTCGCCGCCGTGGATTTCGAGCTCCCACCCGACGACGACCCTCGCCGGGTCGCGGTGCGCGAGTGGCTGGCTGCCCACCCCGACCCGACCGACCGGCAGCTCGCCGAGTCCGGGTACGTGGCCCCGCACTGGCCCAAGCCCTACGGCCTCGACGCGGACCCGATCCACCAGCTCATCATCGACGACGAGCTCAAGCGCGCGGGGGTGCGGCGCCCGTCGAACCAGATCGGCATCGGGTGGGCCGGTCCCACCCTGCTGCACGCAGGCACCCAGGCCCAGAAGGACCGCTACCTTCTGCCGCTGCTCGCCGCCGAGGAGATCTGGTGCCAGCTCTTCAGCGAGCCCGACGCAGGGAGCGATCTGGCGAACCTGTCCACCCGGGCTGAACGCGACGGCGACGTGTACGTGGTCAACGGGCAGAAGATCTGGACCTCGTTCGGTCACATCGCCCAGTTCGGCATCCTGATCGCCCGCACGAACCCGGATGCGCCGAAGCACAGGGGCATCTCGTATTTCATCTGCCCGATGGACCTACCCGGCATCGAGGTCCGGCCGATCGTGGAGATGACCGGCGCCCACACGTTCAACGAGGTGTTCTTCACCGACGTGCGCATCCCTGTCGAGAACCTGGTCGGCGAGGAGAACGAGGGCTGGAGCCTGGCGAAGGTCACGCTGGGCAACGAACGGGTCTCGCTCTCCGGCGGCGGGGCGCTCTGGGGTCTGGGTCCCACGGTCGCCGACCTGCTCGAGCTGATCCGCTCCGGGGGTGGGCTCACCGATCCCGTCCTGCGGCAGCGGGCCGCGATGGTGCACGTCGAGTCGGAGATCCTGCGTCTCATCCGTCTGCGTACGGTCACCGCGGCCATCAAGGGCGAGCCGCCGGGGCCGGAGGCGAGCGTGCGCAAGGTGCTCGCCGATGAGCACGGTCAGCACGTCATGGCCCTGGCCAAGGATCTCTGCGGAGCCGAGGGCATGCTGTCGGAGGGGGACGCGCTGGGTGGGCAGGCCGGCTTCTGGCATTACGGCTTCCTGTTCAGCCAGGCGCTGACGATCGGCGGCGGCACCGGGGACGTGCAGCGCAACATCATCGCCGAGCGGGTGCTCGGCCTCCCGCACGATGTCGACGTCGAGGCCGGGATGACCTGGGCCGAGGCCCGGGCTGCGGCCGGCGGGGCGCGCTGAGGGCGAATGCGAGGAGAGGAGCGATCGTCACCATGGCCACGGTCACCAAGGACCAGGTGTTCAAGCGGCACCAGAAGGTGGTCGCCGCCGTCGACCTTCCGCACGTGCCGGCCGGGACGCCCGGGCGCGTCCTGTACGTCGCCGGCGTCACCTGGATCCGGTATCACGTGTTGTTCGACAACGGGCAGGTCGTCAGCTCGCTCGATGCCACGCAGCTCATGAGCAGCGAGGACTGGGAGCGCAAGCAGTACGAGGGGCGGATCGCCGCCCGCAAGGGGTCCAGCCGGAGCGCGGTCGCGGCCTGACCGCGCCCGTCACCTTTCGCACCGTTCACGACTGGGGGAACGATCGATGAAGATCGGTATGCAGCTCGACTACTCGGGCGGCTTCAAGGCATCGGCCGCGCGGGTCGCCGAATACGAGCGGGCAGGTCTGGACATCGCTTGGGTGGCGGAGGCCTATGGCTTCGACGGGGTGAGCTTCATGGGCTACCTCGCACACGCCACCGAGCGGGTGCAGATCGCCTCGGGCATCCTGCCCATCTACACCCGCACGCCGACGCTGCTGGCGATGACAGCGGCGGGAGTGGATGCCATGTCGGACGGGCGCTGCATCCTCGGGCTGGGTGCGTCCGGTCCCCAGGTGATCGAAGGCTGGCACGGCGTTCCTTACGACGCCCCGCTCGGCCGCACCCGGGAGATCATCGACATCTGCCGGCTGGTGTGGAAGCGAGAGGAGCGGGTCACCTACGAGGGTCGCTACTACCGGCTCCCGCTACCGGAAGGTCAGGGAACCGGGCTCGGCAAGCCGCTCAAGATCATCGCTCATCCCGTCCGCCCGGCGATCCCGATCTACGTGGCGTCGCTCGGCCCCAAGAACGTTGCCATGACCGCGGAGGTGGCCGACGGCTGGCTGCCGATCTTCTACATCCCCGAGAAGGCCGGTGAGGTCTGGGGTGACGACCTGGAGGCCGGCTTCGCCAAGCGCTCGCCCGAGCTTGGCCCCCTGGAGATCGCCGCCGGCGGCATGGTGGCGATCACCGACGAGCCGGAGCCCATCCTCGACATGGGACGGGGTCTGGCCGCGCTCTACATCGGTGGGATGGGTGCCCGGGATCGCAACTTCTACAACCAGCTCGCCTGCCGGTACGGCTACGAGGCCGAGGCGAAGGAGATCCAGGATCTCTACCTCGACGGCAAGAAAGCCGAGGCGGCGGCGAAGGTCCCGAGGGAGTTCCTCGAGCTGTCGAACCTGGTCGGGCCCGAGGGGTGGGTGCGTGAGCGCCTCGAGGCCTACCGGGAGGCCGGCGTGACGAGTCTGAACATCGTGCCGATCGACCCGAATCCCACGGCGCTCATCGAGAAGCTCAAGACCTGGACCACCTGAACCCCCCACCCCCCGAAGTGTTCATCGGTGCGTGGTCTGGGGCCGCGTGGGGCTGAACAGTTCGGCATGGGGGATCAGCGGAGGGCAGCGACGCGCTCGATGACCGCTTCGGCCTCGTCCACGATCTGGCGGACCAGCTCGCCGGCGGGCACCAGACCGGTGATCGCCCCGACACCCTGGCCGGCCGGGAAGAACTCGCGGTCGGGGTCGACGGCAGCAGGGTCGGCCTCGTCGCCTTCGCCCAGGTGGTTCGCACCGTCCTGCCAGGAGCGGATGAACTGCGCGGGGAAGGGCTGCAGCTCGTCGGGGTGTTCCTCCCAGTAACGGGTGTAGGTGTTCGCCACCACTCGGCAGGTCTTGCCCGTGTACGCGCGCGACACGGTGGTGCCGTCCTCGAGGGTTCGCAGCAGGGTCTCCTTGTAGCCGGGCGTGGCCCGGGCCTCCGGGGTGGCGATGAACCGGGTCCCGATCCACACCCCGTCCGCACCGAGCGACAACGCGGCGGCGAGGCCCCGACCGTCGAAGATCCCCCCGGCGGCCACCACCGGCACCCGGTCACCCACCGCGTCGACGATCTGGGGTACGAGAGCCATGGTGGCGACCTGACCGGTGTGGCCGCCGGCCTCGGTGCCCTGGGCGACGACGAGGTCGCAGCCGGCTTCGACCGCAGCCACGGCATGGCGCACCTTGCCGCACATGTTCACCACCAGCACGTTGTGGTCATGGCACAGCTCGATGGCGTCTCTGGGGACGCCGAGGCCGGCGACGAACACCCGCGCCCCGTGATCGATGATGGCCTGCACTTGGGCCACCAGATCGCCGGGTGAGGCGGTGAGCAGGTCGACCCCGAAGGGCTTGTCGGTCAAGGCCTTCGTGGCTTCGATCTCGGCCACCATCCGGTCGAAGCCCATCGCCGAAGCGCCGAGGCATCCGAATCCGCCGGCGTTGGAGACCGCGGCGACCAGCTCGTGGTAGCTCACCCCACCCATGCCGGCGAGCATCACCGGGTGCTCGATCTCGAGGACGTCGGTCAACCGTGTGCGCATCCGCAGATCGCAGCACAAACTTGACCGATCGGTCAAGTTTTGTGCGGGCCACACCGAGCCCCTGAGAGCGCAGACGGTGGGCCCGCGCAGACGATGCGGTCGCTCAGACGATGCGATACGTCTGCAGCGCGTGGGCCACCACCACCCCTCCGGCGTCGGTGGCGGTGATCTCGGTGAAGATCAGCTCCTTCCCCCGCTTCACGGTGCGGGCGGTGCACACCAGATCCGACTGCTTGCACGCACCCACGTACTGCACCGTCATCGACACGGTCGATGCCCGGGTGCCTTTGTCGAAGTCGTGGTTCGACCAGGCCGCAGCGGCTCCGGCGGTGTCGATGGCCGAAGCGACCACACCCCCGTGGTAGTAGGTGCCGTCGTTGGTCAGCTCGGGCCGGAACGGCAGCCGGACCACCACCTCGTCGGGCTCGTAGCGGTCGAACACGAGCCCCAGCCAGCCGATGAACGGGGTGGCCGGGAAGATCTCGGGGATCGCCCGCCGCCGCCGTTCCTGTTCCTCGTCGCTCAACTTCGCTCGCTCACTCACAGGCGGCAGGCTACGCCCCGCCGCTGAAGGCGCCGGGGCCCCGGAAGATGCCCGCTCGCCAGCGGAAGGGCGTGACCACGATCGCCCGGGGGTAGTCCTCGAAGAGCCAACGGGCGAAGTTGCGGCGGGTCCATGGGGTCGCGCCCGCCAGCCGGATGGCAGCCCGCGCACCCTTGCGGTGCTGCAGCGCGCGGACCAGCAGCGCCGACAGGGCGTGGTCGGTGACCAGCTCCCGGCGAACCCGTGACTCGTAGTGGGCCCGGGCCCGTTCGGCTGACGACGGCCCGGCGGCCAGGATGGCCTGGGCGGCCCAGGTGCCCGTCGCCAGGGCCTGACCGATGCCTTCGCCGGTCATCGGGTCGGTGACCGCCGCGGCATCGCCCGCGAAGAGCACCCGGCCCGAGGTGAGGGGGAGCTCGCCGACCCGGGCCGGGATCGGCCAGGCCCGCGGCGGGCCTTCCGGGCGGGCGCCCGCTCCGAGCACCTCGCGGACGTGGGGCCGGGCGAGGATCTCCCGCCACAGCTGGGCCATGTCGCCGACCTGCCAGGCTCCGCCCCGGCGGATGCCGAACCCGACGTTGGCGGTGCCCTCTCCCACGGGGAACGACCAGGCGTAGCCGGGGAGGAAGTCCGGCTCGAACCAGCAGAACAGTTGGCTGGCCGCCTCGTCGCTCACTCCCCGGACGTACTGCCGGAAGGCGTGCCAGTCCCCCCGGTAGCCGGGTACCGACAGGCCGAGCGCCTTGCGCACCGGGGACCACATGCCGTCCGCTGCCACCAGGTAGCGAGCGACGAGCCGGCGCCCGTCGGTGAGGCGCACCTGTACCAGGTCGCCGCGAGCGGTGACCTCTTCGCTAGCGACGCCTTCGACGACCTCAGCGCCCACCTTGCGGGTCAGCTCCACCATCGCCGCGTCGAGGTCCCGGCGCCGGGCCACCGCCGCGAACAGCCCGTCACCGGGGAGTGGGAGGTGCACCCGGTGGCCGGCAGGACCGCGTAGCCACACGTCGTGGACCGGCGTCCAGGAGGCCACCGTGGCCGGCTCCAGCCCCAGCGCCTCCAGGCGGCGCAGCGCGCCCGCCGTCAGCCCGTCACCGCAGGTCTTGTCCCGGGGAAAGGTCGCCCGGTCGACAACCACGACCTCGCGACCTGCCCGTGCCAGCGTGATGGCCGCGGCGGTGCCCGCCGGGCCCGCGCCGACGACGGCGACGTCGGCGAGGAGGGTCAGGGGTGGGGTCGAGGCCACCCAGGGAGGCTATTCGCGCCCCGGCAGGGGCCGGCCTGGCCCCCAGGGGTCTTCGTGGTCCGCCACGACGTTGCCGTCGAGGTCGTGGTCGACACCGGGCGTGGGGTCCCAGGCCCCCTCGCGGCGGAGGTCCGGAGGGGGTGCGAACTCGAAAGCCCGCTGCGAGGCGGAATCCCAGTGGCTCTGGAACACCCCGCCCAGGCCCCCAGATCGCTCGCCGGCAGGCGCCGCCGGGTCCGAGGCCGGCGCAGGCATGTGCTCGGTGCCCGCCCCGTCGGGGAAGGTGCCGTACAGCTCACGCACCACCGGGGGCACGAGCGCCAGGAACTGCTCGACCACCGCCAGGAGGCCCGGCATGAGTGCCGCGTCGACGTGGCTGGTCGAGGCGAGCAGGAAGCGCCCGCGGGTCTCGAAGCGGATCGTGCCCCTGGTGGTGAGGAGGAACTCCATCAGCTGGGGGCTGAGCAGGTCGGTGGCGAACTTGGCGTCGGCGCAACGTACGGCGAAGGTGCGGTTGAACTCCTCGGACTCGAACTCCACGGTCGGCAGTCCGAGCAGGCGGCCGACCCGGTCGGCGAAGGCCCCGCGTTCGATCGTGACGACCGGCCACGCCCCGTTGTGCTGCCCGAACGCGCAGCTGAGGTACTCCCAGCGCCGTCGCTCTCTGCCACGGCGATCGCGGTGTTCCTCGTACCAGCTGTAGTCGAACACCCGCGTCGGGGTGTTCGTGCTCCCTCGCGCTTCGCGCCACATCACGTTCTGGATGGTGCGCCCGTCACCAGCTCGGAAGAGCGGGAAGGGGACGGCGAGGGTGTTGAAGGGATCCACCTCGGAGAATCGCAGGCCTGCGGCCGCGGCCACGCCGGGCAGGGCCCGCGCCCGCTCGGCGCGCAACCAGGCGGCCCAGGCCAGGAGCAGGCCGGCGACCATCAGGGAGACGGTCAGGATGATGCCGGCGAGCACGGGTCAGCCGGGCAGCACGTTGGACGGGTCCCACCGGTCGGCACCCTTGGCCGCGTCCGGCGCCAGCCGCTTCGCGATCTCCTGCGCGGTCTGGGGCTTGCCGTACCGGAAGCCCTGCGC
Protein-coding sequences here:
- a CDS encoding NAD(P)H-dependent flavin oxidoreductase, producing the protein MRTRLTDVLEIEHPVMLAGMGGVSYHELVAAVSNAGGFGCLGASAMGFDRMVAEIEATKALTDKPFGVDLLTASPGDLVAQVQAIIDHGARVFVAGLGVPRDAIELCHDHNVLVVNMCGKVRHAVAAVEAGCDLVVAQGTEAGGHTGQVATMALVPQIVDAVGDRVPVVAAGGIFDGRGLAAALSLGADGVWIGTRFIATPEARATPGYKETLLRTLEDGTTVSRAYTGKTCRVVANTYTRYWEEHPDELQPFPAQFIRSWQDGANHLGEGDEADPAAVDPDREFFPAGQGVGAITGLVPAGELVRQIVDEAEAVIERVAALR
- the pstB gene encoding phosphate ABC transporter ATP-binding protein PstB; translation: MPQKSSLVQVSAPTAETATTGVEPSDTEVFVVKDLSVFYGGFRAVRDASMTIYQGEITALIGPSGCGKSTLLRCFNRMNDLIEGARVEGQILYHGIDLYGKDAHPGEVRRRIGMVFQKPNPFPKSIYDNVAFGPRVNNRIRKTDLDDLVEQSLRRAALWDEVKDRLKTSALGLSGGQQQRLCIARAIAVDPDVLLMDEPCSALDPIATSRIEDLMHEIKADYTIVIVTHNMQQAARVSDRTAFFTTEVSETSDRRTGVLVEYDRTEVIFSNPADERTELYVTGRFG
- a CDS encoding NAD(P)/FAD-dependent oxidoreductase produces the protein MASTPPLTLLADVAVVGAGPAGTAAAITLARAGREVVVVDRATFPRDKTCGDGLTAGALRRLEALGLEPATVASWTPVHDVWLRGPAGHRVHLPLPGDGLFAAVARRRDLDAAMVELTRKVGAEVVEGVASEEVTARGDLVQVRLTDGRRLVARYLVAADGMWSPVRKALGLSVPGYRGDWHAFRQYVRGVSDEAASQLFCWFEPDFLPGYAWSFPVGEGTANVGFGIRRGGAWQVGDMAQLWREILARPHVREVLGAGARPEGPPRAWPIPARVGELPLTSGRVLFAGDAAAVTDPMTGEGIGQALATGTWAAQAILAAGPSSAERARAHYESRVRRELVTDHALSALLVRALQHRKGARAAIRLAGATPWTRRNFARWLFEDYPRAIVVTPFRWRAGIFRGPGAFSGGA
- a CDS encoding DUF3137 domain-containing protein, producing the protein MLAGIILTVSLMVAGLLLAWAAWLRAERARALPGVAAAAGLRFSEVDPFNTLAVPFPLFRAGDGRTIQNVMWREARGSTNTPTRVFDYSWYEEHRDRRGRERRRWEYLSCAFGQHNGAWPVVTIERGAFADRVGRLLGLPTVEFESEEFNRTFAVRCADAKFATDLLSPQLMEFLLTTRGTIRFETRGRFLLASTSHVDAALMPGLLAVVEQFLALVPPVVRELYGTFPDGAGTEHMPAPASDPAAPAGERSGGLGGVFQSHWDSASQRAFEFAPPPDLRREGAWDPTPGVDHDLDGNVVADHEDPWGPGRPLPGRE
- a CDS encoding PaaI family thioesterase, with translation MSERAKLSDEEQERRRRAIPEIFPATPFIGWLGLVFDRYEPDEVVVRLPFRPELTNDGTYYHGGVVASAIDTAGAAAAWSNHDFDKGTRASTVSMTVQYVGACKQSDLVCTARTVKRGKELIFTEITATDAGGVVVAHALQTYRIV
- a CDS encoding LLM class F420-dependent oxidoreductase, translating into MKIGMQLDYSGGFKASAARVAEYERAGLDIAWVAEAYGFDGVSFMGYLAHATERVQIASGILPIYTRTPTLLAMTAAGVDAMSDGRCILGLGASGPQVIEGWHGVPYDAPLGRTREIIDICRLVWKREERVTYEGRYYRLPLPEGQGTGLGKPLKIIAHPVRPAIPIYVASLGPKNVAMTAEVADGWLPIFYIPEKAGEVWGDDLEAGFAKRSPELGPLEIAAGGMVAITDEPEPILDMGRGLAALYIGGMGARDRNFYNQLACRYGYEAEAKEIQDLYLDGKKAEAAAKVPREFLELSNLVGPEGWVRERLEAYREAGVTSLNIVPIDPNPTALIEKLKTWTT
- a CDS encoding acyl-CoA dehydrogenase family protein; translated protein: MDFELPPDDDPRRVAVREWLAAHPDPTDRQLAESGYVAPHWPKPYGLDADPIHQLIIDDELKRAGVRRPSNQIGIGWAGPTLLHAGTQAQKDRYLLPLLAAEEIWCQLFSEPDAGSDLANLSTRAERDGDVYVVNGQKIWTSFGHIAQFGILIARTNPDAPKHRGISYFICPMDLPGIEVRPIVEMTGAHTFNEVFFTDVRIPVENLVGEENEGWSLAKVTLGNERVSLSGGGALWGLGPTVADLLELIRSGGGLTDPVLRQRAAMVHVESEILRLIRLRTVTAAIKGEPPGPEASVRKVLADEHGQHVMALAKDLCGAEGMLSEGDALGGQAGFWHYGFLFSQALTIGGGTGDVQRNIIAERVLGLPHDVDVEAGMTWAEARAAAGGAR
- the pstA gene encoding phosphate ABC transporter permease PstA, translating into MTSAHSANAAAGDAVSLADATSTRRRGIDVVFRVALAFSVGVALITLGALLIDVFLQGRPRLNTELLTNMPSNRPAKAGIQSAIFGSLWCVGITALVSLPIGVGTAVYLEHYARRDRWYVRLTELNIQNLAGVPSVVFGILGLAFIAREPLSWGFTVGTGAMVLTILVLPTVIIASREAIRAVPPSLVDGALALGATRWQAIWRQVLPSALPGIATGSILSVSRALGESAPLLLLGALTFVTFNPTGLDSGYTVLPLLIFKYASDAKAELHVVAAAAIVVLLAMLLLLNSTAIVLRNHFEKRRS
- a CDS encoding acyl-CoA synthetase, which produces MPGWNFAEIWEVCATKLPDAVALRHGEREITWSAFNRRADGIARTLLDAGAGEQDKVAQYLYNCPEYLESMFGVFKAGLVPVNTNYRYAEEELVYLWDNADAVAVVFHGTFTERIEAIRHRVPKVRTWLWVDDGDGACPEWATPYEDAAGAGTGERVVAPWGRDGHQILMMYTGGTTGMPKGVMWRQDDLIHAVLPTTNAVFAEPTPDYAKLAESIQGPGLQMIPACPLMHGTGQFTAFIALSNAGSVTTLTNRHLDVVEILDTIQAKKIQGLTIVGDAFAKPILAELDANPGRWDLSSLFLITSSGVMWSEPVKQGLLKHNPTMMLIDAFSSSEAIGLGQSVSTAGNESKTAKFVLGENARVITDDGRDVEPGSGEIGRVAVRGYTPIGYYKDPEKSAATFVTIDGETYSMPGDYAQVEADGTLTLLGRGSVCINTGGEKVFPEEVEEILKRHPSVLDAVAVGLPDDKFGETVNAVVQLREGASLDQEELIGWVKQHLASFKAPKRVVAIDTVGRAPNGKVDYKRLKRYAAEQLGVSID